One genomic region from Cucumis melo cultivar AY chromosome 9, USDA_Cmelo_AY_1.0, whole genome shotgun sequence encodes:
- the LOC103504559 gene encoding uncharacterized protein LOC103504559: MIQLITETLMGIQNKSNSSRALEGLHGVTIVAESQFAVEKTTQDGEFSQSSCGNSAISVNQPFLKQWVWEQRPSCLRPVGGCIQGDRNLAERVANVLTSLPFIALGIQAPRRNFSMKLYANSLIGVGVASSLYHSSRGKVRQYLRWADYTMIAAATVCLTGALKNDNPKLLMAASALLLPLRPFTVSALHTGMMEVIFAKRALKDPDLRMAHNVHKMSTLLGGVFFIADDALPQTPFIHAAWHLAAAVGVGTCNKLLE, translated from the exons ATGATTCAGCTTATTACTGAAACTCTGATGGGTATCCAGAATAAATCAAACTCTAGTAGAGCCCTTGAAGGTCTCCATGGAGTTACCATCGTGGCTGAGTCACAATTTGCGGTGGAAAAGACTACACAAGATGGGGAGTTTTCTCAAAGTAGTTGTGGAAATTCAGCTATAAGTGTGAATCAGCCATTTCTAAAGCA ATGGGTATGGGAGCAAAGACCATCCTGTCTGAGACCTGTCGGGGGTTGTATACAAG GTGATCGAAATTTGGCAGAGAGGGTGGCTAATGTGCTTACCTCACTTCCTTTTATTGCTCTTGGAATCCAGGCACCTAG GAGGAATTTCTCAATGAAGCTATATGCTAATTCATTGATTGGAGTCGGAGTTGCCTCGAGTTTATATCATTCTTCTAGAGGAAAAGTGAGACAATACCTAAGATGGGCCGACTACACAATGATAGCTGCAGCCACAGTG TGTCTTACAGGAGCTCTGAAAAACGACAACCCAAAGTTGTTGATGGCTGCATCTGCACTTCTATTGCCTTTGAGGCCCTTTACGGTTTCTGCTCTTCACACTGGGATGATGGAG GTAATATTTGCAAAAAGAGCTTTGAAGGATCCAGATTTAAGGATGGCTCACAACGTGCACAAAATGTCAACATTGTTAGGTGGTGTTTTTTTTATTGCTGATGATGCTTTGCCCCAAACTCCATTCATTCATGCAGCTTGGCATCTTGCTGCTGCTGTTGGTGTCGGAACCTGCAATAAACTTCTCGAGTAA
- the LOC103504563 gene encoding protein ESMERALDA 1-like has product MHPYNRLPSSGHSTPSPPPSPLRSPRLRHSRSKGARFTQAQQPGRTFPQRLAWLILSVLLRRQGIFLFAPLIYISGMLLYMGTVSFDVVPVIKHRPAPGSVYRSPQLLAKLRHEMDSDNTSTDAISTIWKHSYKGGQWKPCINNSSGGLPESNGYIYVEANGGLNQQRTSICNAVAVAGYLNATLVIPNFHFHSIWRDPSKFSEIYDEEYFIKTLENDVRIVNKIPEYIMERFDHNMTNVYNFRIKAWSSIQYYKDTVLPRLLEELVIRISPFANRLSFDAPPAVQRLRCLANYKALRFSNPILSLGEILVSRMRERSASNGGKYISVHLRFEEDMVAFSCCIFDGGHKELEDMKAAREKGWKGKFTKPGRVIRPGAIRVNGKCPMTPLEVGLMLRGMGFDNSTFIYLASGKIYDAERNMAPLLEMFPNLLTKEMLASPEELSPFKNFSSRMAAIDYTVCLHSEVFVTTQGGNFPHFLMGHRRYLYGGHSKTIRPDKRKLALLFDNPTIGWKNFKRHMLNMRSHSDSKGFELKRPNDSIYTFPCPDCMCFTNKSNDTKSSLAP; this is encoded by the exons ATGCACCCATATAATCGGCTGCCGAGCAGTGGCCACTCAACTCCGTCACCGCCCCCGTCGCCTCTACGCTCCCCTCGGCTGAGACACTCTCGGTCCAAGGGCGCCCGCTTCACTCAAGCTCAGCAACCTGGCCGGACCTTTCCCCAGCGACTTGCCTGGTTAATCCTTTCCGTTTTACTTCGTCGCCAAGGGATCTTCCTTTTTGCCCCTTTAATCTACATCTCCGGTATGCTTCTTTATATGGGTACTGTCTCTTTTGATGTCGTTCCAGTCATCAAGCATCGTCCTGCTCCTGGCTCTGTTTATCGAAGTCCGCAACTCCTTGCCAAGCTTCGTCATGAGATGGATTCTGACAACACTTCTACTGATGCG ATATCAACAATATGGAAACACTCATATAAAGGTGGTCAGTGGAAACCCTGTATCAACAATTCTTCAGGAG GCCTACCTGAGTCAAATGGGTATATTTATGTTGAGGCAAATGGAGGTCTAAATCAGCAGAGAACATCA ATATGCAATGCGGTTGCTGTGGCTGGCTATCTTAATGCAACACTTGTAATCCCGAATTTTCATTTCCACAGCATTTGGAGAGATCCTAG CAAGTTCAGCGAAATATATGATGAGGAGTATTTTATCAAGACCTTAGAGAATGATGTACGCATTGTAAACAAGATTCCGGAATACATTATGGAACGATTTGACCACAACATGACTAATGTCTACAACTTCAGAATAAAGGCATGGTCGTCCATTCAATATTACAAGGATACGGTGCTTCCAAGATTACTTGAAGAACT GGTTATAAGAATTTCACCTTTTGCAAATCGATTGTCATTTGACGCTCCTCCTGCTGTTCAACGTCTTCGATGCTTAGCAAATTATAAAGCGTTGAGATTCTCTAATCCCATATTATCCTTGGGAGAGATTTTGGTTTCTAGAATGAGAGAACGCAGTGCCAGTAATGGTGGCAAGTATATTTCTGTACATCTTCGCTTTGAGGAG GATATGGTTGCATTCTCGTGTTGTATTTTTGATGGTGGACATAAAGAGTTGGAAGACATGAAAGCAGCCAGAGAAAAGGGATGGAAAGGGAAATTCACAAAACCGGGCAGAGTTATACGTCCTGGTGCCATAAGGGTTAACGGAAAATGCCCGATGACTCCTTTAGAG GTTGGTTTGATGCTTAGGGGGATGGGATTTGACAACAGCACTTTCATTTATTTGGCATCAGGAAAGATATATGATGCTGAGAGAAATATGGCTCCGCTTTTGGAGATGTTTCCAAATCTGCTTACAAAGGAAATGCTGGCATCACCTGAAGAACTTTCTCCATTCAAG AATTTTTCTTCCAGGATGGCTGCTATAGACTATACTGTTTGTCTCCATAGTGAGGTGTTCGTGACAACACAGGGTGGCAACTTCCCTCATTTCCTGATGGGTCATAGAAGATACTTGTACGGTGGACACTCCAAAACTATCAGGCCAGACAAGCGGAAGTTAGCATTACTTTTTGATAACCCTACGATTGG ATGGAAAAATTTCAAGAGACACATGTTGAACATGCGAAGTCATAGTGATTCCAAGGGGTTTGAGCTGAAAAGGCCGAACGATTCGATATACACCTTCCCTTGTCCAGATTGCATGTGCTTTACCAACAAATCAAATGATACGAAATCGTCATTAGCCCCTTGA